GGGTCGTGGTCTATGCCTGCACACATGTAGGGCAATGGTGAAACATAGTAGGAAGGACCACCCATTGTTCCCATGGGACATAACCTGTTGTGAGTTGCCAGATACACAAGTGGGGGATAACAGTAAGTTTCTGGATACAGGTTGAATTGCTGACGTGTAGGGCTCAGATTCACCTGCCCACTGGATCCACTGTGCTCAGCTCCACCGTTACATGCTGAACTTCCATTACTCTCACTTTTCTCcatccctttctttttctttttcttcccaaCTCCTTCACTTTCACCACTCTTGTTCTCCGATTCTGCTGACTCATTTTCTCCGCCGCCGCTGCTCTTGCTTTCGCCGTTGCCCCTCTCCCCACAACTTTTTTCGTTCATCTTTTTCTTACTAGTGTTCGCTGTGGTATTGGTAGCCACTGCATTTGTTGTGGTGGACTGATTATTCTTGCCTTCGGATTCTTCTCCTTGttcgtttttcttctttttcttcttctgctgctgctgctgcttgTCTTTGTTGGAGTTATTTCCCTTCCCGGCCGCGAGATTCTCCGGCCAAATCTCGGCGTGTTTTCCGGCTTTCTCCAGTTTCCTTATCAGTGTCTCAACGCCGACGCTTCCGGTGACCGTCACTTTCTGCTGCTGCGGGTCCACCGTTGTGGTGAAAACACCTGTGAAATAAGCCGACATTGAAAATTCTGTCACCATTAACCACCTAAAAACAGTGCACAGTGAAAAAACGTTAATAGTAAATGGTCTGGTTGAAGCTAACGGAAAATGACAATCTTTGTTAGCACAGTGAAATTTGAGATACGGAATCTGTCCATGCATGAGGAAAATTtaccaaaagaaaacaaaaaagggAAAGCTTGTAGGTTAACAGGGTACGTAAAAGAAGTAATTTTGCTGGCGAAGAATAGGCAGAGCAGAAAGAGAGAAGGGTAATTTCTGTGTTACCATCTATGCTCTGTAAGACCTTCTTCACTTTCCTCCTGCATCCTTGACAGTGGATGGAAACTTTCAAGAACCATGTCTGAGAgacagaaaagaaagaaacttaagcagaaaattttgaaagaaaaaaaagaaacaaaaaatgggTTCTTTTTGGTTTAGAGAGTGACCTGATACATCAATGGCTCTGAGGGAAGAAGAGCTTGGGAGGAGTTTGCATCCATGAGAGAAAGTGTGTCTGTGAGAGAGTGTGGTGAAGTGAAGAAATTGGAAAAGATgggaaaatgaaatgaaaaagagaagggAAAATGCCAAGAGTGTACCAGAGTTGTGTACTCTCCGTTTGGGGAGCAAAGTAAGCAGGCCAGAAAAATGGCTACCAAAGTATAATGTGATAATGACACAAGAACAACACACTTCCTGCTtctgctttcttttcttttcttttcccctTCTATTCTTCTacctcttattttattttatttttcaaattttctttagaTAAAATTAACATGCCATGTCTAATTTCTTTTCACCTTAGCAACCTTATTGTGTGCATTTGCTGTCCTAATTTGTTGTCCTGTCATAGATGTACTGAGCTTTTGTTTCTTGTCCGAATAATTATTCCTCTTGGTAAGACTATTTAATGTAGTTATGTCTAAATTCATGGAGACACACGTCATGTTTATTATGGGTATTAGTAACTTTGGTTCGTAGGTTTAAAATTTATGGTCTTGTTGTACGTGTTATAGGTAGCCAAAGAGGTGAGTTTCATTAGGACCAGGTTTTCCCCAAATTACCTTGAAAAAGTTCCTACCTTGTACAAACGCATGGAAACAAAATTCCTGGCTTTCACAGATTGGAAACAGGAAATCAGTCACGTCTACTATGCTACAAAACGTGAAAGATAGAgctatttatttcttaatgtGAACCTAAAAAGATGTTTGCAGTGTGAGACCAAACATGTTCTAATGCAACTCAGGACTAAATAGAACCTCAAAAATTTACACATACGACAAGATAAAAACGCCAGAGTTATGGGAAACCaggaaaataaaagttgaagaatATATACCCTAACTTAAATCGCGGTTCATCAGAAGAAAAAGTGTTTCTTAAATATTTCTAGTTTCGACTAAAATGTAGTATCCAGCAAATATAGAGCTGTGATAAAgggaaagttgaaaactttataGGGTAATGATGTattgtcaatattttttttttataatatttgaatatcatcatagaccaatcacacaatgacacgtatgatgatgttcaaatgttgtctaaatatttttatccaacTTTATAATCCTAATTCTATATatgaatacatattttttaataatctttaatcaacttttaccaaaaaaaaaatcatatttaactaattttcaaTCTTTCTTATTCAAAGGTAGTTATAAGGTTTAACTGTTTTTACTGCAATTcacattgaaaatgaaaaagaaactatTAATGAATATATGTCTCAGTGccaattataatgtttttttttattccttatcAAATATACTTTAATCACACAATGGCGaagattttctaattttaatacgAATCGATTACTACGAAAAATTTGTATTCTGAAGGAAAAGTAAGTCAAGTTTCTTTAtgtattaaagttaatttaccCATTAATTAATTGGTAAAAGtttcttatataaatttttacatttttatttcattattttttatgtaaattgtaacatcttaaaaaaaacataacaaaacgtatgatataaaatatatacaagtatttcaaaataaaatctaagTATACGtgaatatacaaatataatattttacataaataaaaccacagataaaattttatctgaaaaatctatattaatttttattagagaCTAAGAAATGATTTAATCCAAAACTTTGATTCATAACCAAAtccaaaaatcataaattatagaTCATTACTATTAAAGCACATATACACATGTTATTATGTGTAAAAactttatctattttttactaTCCAATTTTCTAGTTTATGTGACTAAAATTGAAACGAGAGAATCTATTTTAGAATAGGTGTTGTTAACAGATCAAGCACAACTCAGATAATGATTTACACATCACCTTTAATACATGACCTTGCTACTTAATAGGTAATACAATATAACTCGtacaaataaaatcataaatcaaccaaatatataataaaataatattcattttatattttcaaaatcatgcATATTCAATCACTTAAATAGaccacttcttttttttaacataattgaaaataaccttacttaaaattttggagataaaTTAAGATGAGTtgcaatattatatttgtttgcaAAAAAATAAGGTCGATTTTGAACTCTATTTACACTTAAGCAAAAAAATATTACACTTCACAAAaaatatgatagaaaaaaattggattattattttatttttactcaaacgaaaatcaataaaaaatatcataaaaataagtcTTACCAACAAAGTTTATACAATTTTCAAAGACATTaacttttaaacaattaaaatatcaattcaaCTTATAATTTACTCAAACATCATCATTTACTTATTTCATATCAAACGTATTTTCTTatatgcatatttatgtccGTACCGCTCTCACGTGTTATTATACagaatgatataaaaatttactataCTTATATAAACTATATTGAAAACTCAATTCAATGAAGctttatatttaatacatataatatagtTACTAAATCAATatatcaagcaaaactcaacaACATTCAAATTCAAACATTCACACAAATTCTTAATCAACTATTATCTATCTatacataaaattcaaaatattgtgATTACATTATCTTCATATTCAAATTATCTATTTTAaggttttatataaaaataaatgaagtttTTTTACCTATAATATTGATTTTCAAAGCAAATTTTACAATTCAAGCACTAAgactatttcaaaatttaagaatctagaacaagatatttaaatataacaaaattggCATGCGATAAAAACAAGTTgagaattaaatattaataaccaaaaaaatataaaacaaataatttagaataaataaaaactttgtttggaatttgtttaaaaatatatgttttattccCTTAGTTATATAACGATGCACTAAGATTTTGAAGGTAACAAGGtatgaacaaaaataaagtttaagaaGATTTTCAgttttcattatcttttattaatatttataaaaataaaatatcgaaacaaatttttaatattttatagtaattaatCCACGCGTACAAGAACAAAACACTGGAAAAACAACTCTAGAAGAATCAATTTGATGAAGGTTAAAGATTGATAGTGTAGTAATTGGTATGTTGATGAAAGAGTGTGTGAGATGTGAGGTTTAAAGATGTAGAAATGGTGAGGTGTGGTTGGtaagaaaactaaataaaaagtgGTAATAAATACGAATAGGAAATGCCTTGATGATGCAGAAAGCAGAAAGCACTGACATCTCAAACTTGATAATGAAAATCATTAATGGCGAAATGATGAAAGAAGCTTTTCCTTCACGGCATTTCTATCGTTTCTGTGGCTccttaaatcaattattatcAATTCCAAATTCGATGCTATTAATGAACTGCACAACTCCTTTCACTCCTCCAATATCACTTACAAATTCAATATTCCTACTTTAATTtccacaataaataaatattatttaactattATACTTCTTATACTAATGTATCAGACAACTTTATTACGtgcaacatttaaatatatgtttgttaaataaaatatagcaGTAAGAAAGTGACAAcctcattattaaaataagtcaTCTGGTTTTCTTTACGAGGATTAATACATTGGGTTTAGTAGAAGTTTAATCTTAAAACTTGAGGAATGTTTGTTAGATTATGAATCTAAAAGATATGAATAATTAACGAGTAataaaagttttgaagagatgaattttcaatttcttttaattttaaattataatgtgTAACAAGAGTTACGATAGTTCTAAAAGactattttgatgaaataagagagaaattctttttaaaaacaataatttctttcttttaaatagagaattttttataataagattaATCTTATATCTTTTCgcattatttttagaattttttttaatcttaaatatttatttacggtcattattgttttaaactttGAGACAAGTTCTCTTAATGAAGTACAAGTTTACGAGGATCGTGAGTTTGTTTTAGTAGAGATTTTGAACTTGCTACAAGTTCTAAAGTTACTTCATCGTAAGCAATTATATGAATTGGATTTGGAATTTTCATCTATTATTCTTCT
This genomic stretch from Vigna radiata var. radiata cultivar VC1973A chromosome 7, Vradiata_ver6, whole genome shotgun sequence harbors:
- the LOC106767954 gene encoding heavy metal-associated isoprenylated plant protein 36-like, giving the protein MDANSSQALLPSEPLMYQTWFLKVSIHCQGCRRKVKKVLQSIDGVFTTTVDPQQQKVTVTGSVGVETLIRKLEKAGKHAEIWPENLAAGKGNNSNKDKQQQQQKKKKKKNEQGEESEGKNNQSTTTNAVATNTTANTSKKKMNEKSCGERGNGESKSSGGGENESAESENKSGESEGVGKKKKKKGMEKSESNGSSACNGGAEHSGSSGQVNLSPTRQQFNLYPETYCYPPLVYLATHNRLCPMGTMGGPSYYVSPLPYMCAGIDHDPYRLQSTPLVPFEIFSDENANGCCIM